Within the Clostridium scatologenes genome, the region ATATAGAATATATTAATGCAACTAGTGTAATAAATGAACTTTTTAAGAAATTCCAGAAATTAAAATCCTTTGAATGCTTGCTCAAAAGCACTATCTCTGCTGCAGTTGTAAAAGTATATGCTGGTAAAAATGCTAAAGTTGCTAGTAGCATCATAAAATCAAAGGCTGATCTTAAAGTACCAACATAGTTCATTACCAATAGTACGTTAGCACATATACCACTAATAATTAATGCTGCAGCTGGTGTATTATATTTAGGATGAATTTTCGCAAATATCTTTGGAAATAATCTATCCTCTCCTGCTGCAAAGGCGCCTCTAGCTGTAGTCATAATCCAACCAGAAGTTCCTCCTAAAGTTGATATAATAGCTCCTATTGCAATAAAAGCGCCTCCCCATGAACCACCTGTTACAGTATTTATAATATCTGCAAGTGGTGCATCTGATTTAGCAAGTGAGGCTTGATCAATTGCTCCCATAGCAACAACACTAATAAGAATATAAATAACTGCTGAAATTAAAGTACCATATATAGTACTTCTTCTTATATTTTTTTCTGGATCCTTAATTTCTCCAGCTGGAACTGTTGCACTTTCTAGTCCTACAAAAGACCATAATGCTATTGCTATAGCTCCAGATAAAGTTCCCATTCCTGACAACTCTGGTTTAGCTACAGTATTTAGAAAGTTAGGATTAAAATGAACTGCAGCAATAACTATAAATACTACTAATGCTAGTACCTTAAGTATTGTACTGACTATACCAATAATTCCAGCATTCTTTACACCTAAAATATTAATTATAGTAAAAATCTAAAGAACTGCTGAAGTTACTAAAAATGCTATAACTGGTGTATTAGCTTGTGGTACAAAATAGACAAAATAACTCATAAAAGCAGTAATAATAGTTGCATTTCCAACCCAAGTTGCAATCCAATAAGTCCATGCAATTAGAAAACCTGCAAAATCTCCAAAAGCTGCTCTTGTATAGACAATAGGGCCTCCTGTCTTGGGCATAGCTGCCCCCATATTACCAAAACTTAATGCAATTAATAAAGATCCTATGGCCGTAATAGTCCAAGCCAAAATAGCAGTTTTCGGATTAGATGCTCTTGCCAAAGATGCTGGTGCCATAAAAATTCCAGAACCAATAATATTTCCTACTACAATCGCAGTAGCAGCAGCTAATCCTAATTCTCTCTTTAATTTGCCCTCACTAGAGCTTCCTACTCCTTGTTCCTTACCCATAATTTTCCTCCTTTTATAAAAAAATAAATATATAAATACATTTTTTAATAAACAATTATTTCATTATATCAGATAATCAGCATCACTGCATCTTATTAAAGTTATAATGTTATAATACTAATTAAATTAGGATAAATTATCTTTCTACAAAATTTAATAATACGCAACCAAATTTAAATTCTATTCAAACAAAGTTTAATTTTCTGAATATTCCACATGCAATTGTATGATATAAAATCCTAATATGAACTTAACATTTTATATTTCATACTGGAATCTTGAACATTTCACAAAATTCCAGTATGAAAAACAAATAGCAATTGTTAAATTAATATATTTTTATTTATATTTCTACTTTTACCTTTCCTTCTACTGCTTTTAAGATTTCTCCACTAGTCAAAAGTTCTTCGCACTTATCTAGTTCCTTATACATAACTGTATCTTCTTCTATGAAGCCTACTTTACTTCTCACTATATTGTATACTTCCTGAGTACCTTTTCCTAATTTAAGTCCATCCCTAAAATCTATAGCCTGACAAGCAGCCATAAGTTCTGTTGCCAATACTCTGGTTACATTGTTTACAATCTCTAAGCTCTTTCTAGCAGCAATAGTTCCCATACTTACATGATCTTCTTGATTAGCTGATGAAGGAATAGAATCTACACTAGCTGGGTGTGCAAGTACTTTATTTTCTGATACCAAAGCCGCTGCTGCATATTGTGTAATCATGAATCCAGAATTTAGTCCACCATTTTTCACCAAGAATGGTGGTAAATCATTTAATTGGTAATTCACTAATCTTTCTAGTCTTCTTTCTGATATATTAGCAATTTCAGATGCTGCAATTCCAAGGAAATCAAAACTTAAAGCCATAGGTTGACCATGAAAATTACCACCTGATATTACATCCCCATTTTCGAATACAATAGGGTTGTCTGTAACAGAATTTATTTCTGTTTCCACTCTTTCTTTAACATAATTTATAGCATCCTTACTTGCTCCATGAACCTGTGGTACACATCTTAAAGCATAGGCATCTTGAACTCTTAATTCTCCCTGTCTAGTGGCAAAAGAGCTACCCTCTAGTAAAGCAAGTATATTTTTAGCTGTTTGAACTTGACCTTTATGAGGCCTTACTTCATGTACTCTTGGATCAAAAGCATCTTTTATTCCTCTTAGAGCCTCTATAGTCATTGCTGCAGTAATATCACTAAGTTTTAAAAGCTCTATGGCCTTATATAAAGCCAGTGAACCTACTGATGTCATTACCTGAGTTCCATTTATAAGAGCTAATCCCTCTTTAGCTACAAGTTCTACTTGAGATATACCTGCCTTTTCCATAGCTTCTTTTCCTGATAAAATTTCTCCTTGAAATTCAGCTTCTCCTTCACCAAGCATAGGTAGTACCATGTGTGCAAGTGGTGCTAAATCTCCAGAAGCTCCTAATGAGCCCTTTTCAGGTATAGAAGGATGTACACCTTTATTAATCATATCCAAAAGAGTTTCCAAAACACTTAATCTTATCCCTGAATATCCTTTAGCTAAATTGTTTGCTCTTAAAAGCATTATTGTTCTTACTACTTCCTTTGGAAACTTTCGTCCAACTCCACAAGCATGGGATATTATTAGGTTTCTTTGAAGTGTTTTGCACTGTTCTCCTGTTATAGTTACATCTGAAAATTTTCCAAAACCTGTTGTAATTCCATATACTATTTTATCTTTATCAACTATATCATCTACTATAGCTCTTGATTTTTTTACTTTTTCTCTAGCCTCTTCCGTAAGGCAAACTTTATAGTCATTGTAGGCAACATTTATAATGTCCTCCAAAGTAAGTCCTTCACCTTTTAAATTAACAGTTTTCATTGTTACACGCCTCCAAGTTTTAAATCAATTTCTTTTCTATTGTATTCATAATTTCTTCTTTTCTTTTTTTACTCTTTTCTAATAAAGCATTACATTTATCCCTTAACTCATTTTTATATGATTCATCCTTTAAACCCATTATATTTATTTTCACATTTAATATAGCACCTTCTACTGCAGTTTCTGTCAATGAAGCTGCAACACCAGCATCTGATAACGCATTTTTATTTCCATACATTACTGCTATGTATATATAATTATAAATTTCATAAGCTTTATTAGCTACTTCTAACGGAATTTCTAAAGACTGCTTATTTCCTTCTGATATTTTTTCTTTTCTAATTTTAACTTCTTCCTCTGTACTTTTAGGCATCTTAAACGCTTTCATTAGTGATAAAAAAGCATTTGTATCTCTTTCCATTAATTCTAAAAACTCATCTTTCAATATTCCAACCTTTTGCAAAGATTCATCAATATCTTTTTGCAATTTATCTTCATATTCCATATACTCTTTTTTCCCTACAGTAAGATTAAATACCATACTGGCAAGAGAACTAGCCAAAGATGCTGAAAGAGCTGCTATACTACCTCCACCTGGTGCTGGAGATTTAGAAGCTAATTCATCTACGAAATCTTTTACATTTAAGTTTTGCAGCATTTTATATTCCTCCATTTCTAGAAATATGTTATTTAGTATACAGTCTTTCCAGCCTCTACTACAATCACTCCATTTTTAATGACTTTATCTACTGCATTTACTCCAAAATGATACATCAAATAATTTAAATTTTTAGCATCAAATATAGCTATATCTGCTTTTTTTCCTTTTTCAATGCTTCCAATTTCATTTTCACGTCCAACTGCACAAGCCGCATTTATAGTCATTGCATTTATTATTTCCTCTGGCAGCATTTTAAGTCCAAAACATGCAAATGTCATTGTACTTTGTAATGATTCTGTAGGAGAAGTTCCTGGATTACAATCTGTAGCTAGTGCTACAGTGACCCCTTCTTCTATCATTTTTCTTGCTCTTGCAAACTTATTCAACATCAGATAAAAGGATGTAGTAGGTAAAAGTACTGCAACTACATTGTTTTCTGCCATAGACTTTATTCCTTCATCTGAAGCTGCTACTAAGTGTTCTGCAGATACCGCTCTAATTTCTC harbors:
- the hutH gene encoding histidine ammonia-lyase is translated as MKTVNLKGEGLTLEDIINVAYNDYKVCLTEEAREKVKKSRAIVDDIVDKDKIVYGITTGFGKFSDVTITGEQCKTLQRNLIISHACGVGRKFPKEVVRTIMLLRANNLAKGYSGIRLSVLETLLDMINKGVHPSIPEKGSLGASGDLAPLAHMVLPMLGEGEAEFQGEILSGKEAMEKAGISQVELVAKEGLALINGTQVMTSVGSLALYKAIELLKLSDITAAMTIEALRGIKDAFDPRVHEVRPHKGQVQTAKNILALLEGSSFATRQGELRVQDAYALRCVPQVHGASKDAINYVKERVETEINSVTDNPIVFENGDVISGGNFHGQPMALSFDFLGIAASEIANISERRLERLVNYQLNDLPPFLVKNGGLNSGFMITQYAAAALVSENKVLAHPASVDSIPSSANQEDHVSMGTIAARKSLEIVNNVTRVLATELMAACQAIDFRDGLKLGKGTQEVYNIVRSKVGFIEEDTVMYKELDKCEELLTSGEILKAVEGKVKVEI
- a CDS encoding cyclodeaminase/cyclohydrolase family protein — encoded protein: MLQNLNVKDFVDELASKSPAPGGGSIAALSASLASSLASMVFNLTVGKKEYMEYEDKLQKDIDESLQKVGILKDEFLELMERDTNAFLSLMKAFKMPKSTEEEVKIRKEKISEGNKQSLEIPLEVANKAYEIYNYIYIAVMYGNKNALSDAGVAASLTETAVEGAILNVKINIMGLKDESYKNELRDKCNALLEKSKKRKEEIMNTIEKKLI